From the Selenomonas timonae genome, one window contains:
- a CDS encoding aspartate kinase — translation MALIVKKFGGSSVATPEKIKNVAKRILSEKAPDDRIVMVVSAMGDTTDDLIALAGEVAPSPYQYAREMDMLMTTGEQVSIALLAMAFRSMGHPAVSLTGAMAGMKTDSAHTKGRILGLHPERVHEELDKGNIVVIAGFQGTDEKGNPVTLGRGGSDTSAVAIAGAIGADACEIYTDVDGIYSADPRIAKGARRMREITYNEMLEMARLGAGVMQPRSVEMGQLYGIPIHVRSTFTSEPGTIIREEYTVEEKSFIIRGVTHDEHVSKITVLGVSNVPGVAHKIFSALAEANIDVDMIVQSIRSAESNMTDMVFTVATIDAEEARQVVEGISAEIKASAVAIDNDVAKISIVGAGMLGNPGIASRMFGALSRADINIEIISTSEISISCLIKGGSVKDAVNRIHDEFFPEG, via the coding sequence ATGGCACTTATTGTAAAGAAATTTGGCGGAAGCTCCGTTGCGACGCCTGAAAAGATCAAGAATGTAGCAAAGCGGATTCTGAGCGAGAAAGCCCCCGACGACCGCATTGTCATGGTGGTATCGGCAATGGGCGACACGACGGACGACCTCATTGCCCTTGCCGGAGAGGTTGCACCGAGCCCCTATCAGTACGCCCGCGAGATGGATATGCTCATGACAACAGGCGAGCAGGTGTCTATTGCACTTCTCGCTATGGCATTTCGATCGATGGGTCATCCTGCGGTCTCCCTCACGGGCGCGATGGCAGGCATGAAAACCGACAGCGCCCACACGAAGGGACGCATCCTCGGACTTCATCCGGAGCGCGTCCACGAAGAGCTTGACAAGGGCAATATCGTCGTGATCGCAGGATTTCAGGGAACGGATGAAAAGGGCAATCCCGTAACCCTCGGACGCGGCGGCTCGGATACATCTGCGGTCGCAATTGCAGGCGCAATCGGCGCAGATGCCTGCGAGATCTACACGGATGTTGACGGCATTTACTCTGCCGACCCGCGCATTGCAAAGGGCGCACGCCGCATGCGCGAGATCACCTACAACGAGATGCTCGAGATGGCACGCCTCGGCGCCGGCGTCATGCAGCCGCGCTCCGTGGAGATGGGGCAGCTCTACGGCATCCCCATCCACGTCCGCTCAACCTTTACTTCGGAACCGGGAACCATCATTAGGGAGGAATATACAGTGGAAGAAAAGTCCTTTATCATTCGCGGCGTTACCCATGACGAGCATGTCTCGAAGATCACCGTACTCGGTGTCTCCAATGTCCCCGGTGTCGCGCACAAGATTTTCTCCGCGCTTGCAGAGGCAAACATTGACGTGGACATGATCGTTCAGAGCATTCGCAGCGCAGAGTCGAATATGACGGATATGGTCTTCACCGTCGCCACGATTGATGCCGAGGAGGCGCGTCAGGTGGTCGAGGGGATCTCGGCTGAGATCAAGGCTTCTGCGGTTGCCATTGACAACGATGTGGCAAAGATCTCCATCGTCGGTGCGGGCATGCTCGGCAATCCTGGGATTGCCTCACGTATGTTCGGCGCACTCTCGCGTGCCGACATCAACATCGAGATCATCAGCACGTCTGAGATCAGCATTTCCTGCCTCATCAAGGGTGGCAGTGTAAAGGATGCAGTCAACCGCATTCACGACGAGTTCTTCCCCGAAGGCTAA
- a CDS encoding aminotransferase class I/II-fold pyridoxal phosphate-dependent enzyme produces MAIQMAASHAASRILKDAIFGANAACRAAIAEHGAERVTNATIGAVMDDEGKLAHLPTVERVFRSLPIEDYIAYAPISGLPEYLEAAIDITFAGNRPDGYLAAIATAGGTGALRTAVDNYVEKGDQVLTSDWFWGTYNVICQELGCSVTNFQLFDAANNFNHAAFSTAVDALFKKQDSLLIILNTPAHNPTGYSLSSEDWAHVLDCVKKHAAAGKKVQLLVDIAYIDFAGEKHETRAFMQKFANLPENILTLFAFSMSKAYTFYGQRCGALIALSASKAVIDEFGEISKYAARATWSNINRGAMTLLTRIQQDAAAYASYEAERDALYRLVQERGDIFMKEAAACGLPALPYKGGFFLAIPAADPQAVCDLLHEDLIFAVPLKMGVRIAACSVPSTKMHGIAEKVKRAMDKMP; encoded by the coding sequence ATGGCAATTCAGATGGCGGCATCCCACGCGGCTTCGAGGATACTGAAGGACGCGATTTTCGGTGCCAATGCAGCGTGCCGCGCTGCAATCGCAGAGCATGGTGCGGAACGTGTGACGAATGCAACAATCGGCGCAGTCATGGATGACGAGGGCAAACTCGCCCACCTCCCCACTGTCGAGCGCGTCTTTCGCTCGCTGCCCATTGAGGACTATATTGCCTATGCACCGATCTCGGGACTTCCGGAGTATCTGGAGGCGGCAATCGACATCACGTTTGCAGGCAATCGCCCGGACGGCTACCTCGCTGCGATTGCCACTGCAGGCGGAACAGGTGCGCTACGCACAGCCGTAGACAACTATGTGGAAAAGGGCGATCAGGTACTCACCTCGGACTGGTTCTGGGGGACGTACAATGTCATCTGTCAGGAGCTCGGCTGCTCCGTGACGAATTTCCAGCTCTTTGACGCGGCAAACAATTTCAACCATGCGGCATTTTCCACAGCGGTCGATGCCCTCTTCAAGAAGCAGGACAGCCTCCTCATCATCCTCAACACACCGGCACACAACCCGACGGGCTACAGCCTCTCCTCGGAGGACTGGGCTCATGTACTCGACTGCGTGAAGAAGCACGCAGCCGCGGGCAAGAAGGTACAACTGCTCGTCGACATTGCCTACATCGACTTTGCAGGAGAAAAGCATGAAACGCGCGCCTTCATGCAGAAATTCGCCAATCTACCTGAAAATATCCTGACGCTTTTTGCCTTCTCCATGTCCAAGGCGTATACGTTCTACGGACAGCGCTGCGGCGCTCTCATTGCACTCTCTGCGAGTAAAGCGGTCATCGATGAGTTCGGCGAGATCAGCAAATATGCGGCACGCGCCACATGGTCAAACATCAACCGCGGCGCAATGACCCTCCTGACGCGCATTCAGCAGGATGCGGCCGCTTATGCCTCCTACGAGGCGGAGCGCGATGCCCTCTATCGTCTCGTCCAGGAACGTGGCGACATCTTCATGAAAGAGGCAGCGGCATGCGGTCTCCCCGCCCTCCCCTACAAGGGCGGCTTCTTCCTCGCCATCCCGGCAGCAGATCCGCAGGCAGTCTGCGATCTGCTCCACGAGGATCTGATCTTTGCCGTACCGCTCAAAATGGGCGTGCGCATTGCAGCGTGCTCCGTCCCAAGCACAAAAATGCACGGGATTGCAGAAAAAGTCAAGCGCGCAATGGATAAAATGCCTTGA
- the rplM gene encoding 50S ribosomal protein L13: MAKAADIERKWYVVDAENQTVGRLAAEIAKILRGKNKPIYTPHVDTGDYVIVINAEKVKFTGKKLTDKTYFRHSGYQGGTTFTTAGDMLRRFPTRVIEHAVKGMLPKNSLGAQIFRKLNVYVGPEHPHAAQKPEPLAFDIR, encoded by the coding sequence ATGGCAAAAGCCGCCGATATTGAACGCAAGTGGTATGTTGTAGACGCCGAGAACCAGACGGTCGGACGTCTTGCAGCAGAGATCGCGAAAATTCTACGCGGCAAGAATAAGCCCATCTATACGCCGCACGTCGATACTGGCGATTACGTCATTGTTATCAATGCTGAGAAAGTGAAGTTCACGGGAAAGAAGCTGACGGACAAGACCTACTTCCGTCATTCCGGCTATCAGGGCGGCACGACCTTTACGACCGCCGGCGATATGCTCCGCCGCTTCCCGACCCGTGTCATCGAGCACGCTGTCAAGGGTATGCTGCCGAAGAACAGCCTCGGCGCTCAGATCTTCCGTAAGCTCAATGTCTACGTTGGCCCGGAGCATCCCCACGCAGCACAGAAGCCTGAACCGCTGGCGTTTGA